A single Spartinivicinus poritis DNA region contains:
- the oppB gene encoding oligopeptide ABC transporter permease OppB yields MLKLIIRRFGVAIPTLLVLITVSFILMHAAPGSPFSSERTLPAEVLANIEAKYHLNEPLWKQYFIYLGNLIQGDLGPSFKYKDFTVNELLAQGFPVSAKLGLVSFIVAVVFGVAFGVVAALRQNTWIDYTSMTIAMTGVVIPSFVLAPLLILIFAISYKVLPAGGWNDGGFKYLILPVIAMSTHYISAIARIMRGSMIEVLHSNFIRTAKAKGLPARQIIFKHALRPALLPVVSYLGPAFVGIITGSVVIETIFGLGGIGQLFVNGALNRDYSMVMGLTIVVGVLTIMFNAIVDILYAVIDPKIRYS; encoded by the coding sequence ATGCTTAAGTTGATTATTAGGCGGTTTGGTGTCGCAATACCGACCTTATTGGTATTAATTACGGTTTCATTTATTTTGATGCATGCTGCACCAGGCAGCCCATTTTCCTCCGAACGTACTTTACCCGCCGAAGTATTAGCCAATATTGAAGCTAAATACCATTTAAATGAGCCTTTATGGAAGCAGTATTTCATCTATTTAGGTAATTTAATACAAGGTGATTTAGGCCCATCATTTAAATATAAAGACTTTACTGTTAATGAACTATTAGCCCAGGGTTTTCCTGTTTCGGCCAAGTTAGGGCTTGTTTCTTTTATTGTTGCGGTGGTATTTGGTGTTGCTTTTGGAGTGGTTGCTGCGTTAAGGCAAAATACCTGGATTGACTACACCAGTATGACCATAGCCATGACAGGAGTTGTTATTCCCAGCTTTGTCTTGGCGCCTCTGTTAATTTTAATCTTTGCTATTAGCTATAAAGTGCTGCCGGCAGGTGGTTGGAATGATGGTGGTTTTAAATATTTAATCTTACCCGTTATTGCCATGTCTACTCACTACATCTCTGCGATCGCCAGGATTATGCGAGGCAGTATGATAGAAGTACTGCATAGCAATTTTATTCGTACGGCTAAAGCAAAAGGGTTACCTGCTCGCCAAATTATTTTTAAGCATGCACTACGCCCGGCATTGTTGCCAGTCGTGTCTTATTTAGGGCCTGCTTTTGTAGGAATCATTACCGGATCTGTAGTTATTGAAACTATTTTTGGTTTAGGTGGCATTGGTCAGTTATTTGTTAATGGTGCACTTAACCGTGACTACTCTATGGTAATGGGGCTGACAATTGTCGTAGGGGTACTTACTATCATGTTTAACGCGATAGTAGATATTTTATATGCAGTGATAGATCCCAAAATACGTTATTCCTAA
- a CDS encoding ABC transporter substrate-binding protein — protein MKTKRLALSAISASLFAGVLSVSSLQAAEVPAGVKLAKKQEIVRVNGSEPSSLDPQKIEGVPGAYVTRDLFEGLVSDSPGGGTVPGVAESWSADKTKTVYTFKLRKDAKWSNGDPITAHDFVYSFQRAVDPKLASNYSWYMELAEIKNASEIIKGKKKPFELAVRAVDDHTFEVTINKAIPYFVRMMAHYTTFPVHKATIEKYGDKWTLPSHIVSNGAYKLKDWAVNERIVLERNNHYWNDKETVINKVTYLPIVDRNTELNRYRAGDVDMGYERIALEHFRRLKKEIPDEVKVTGRASIYYYAFNNKRKPFDDVRVRKALSLAIDRDVVASKILGQGQIPTFNFTPNNLDGFVPPENPYSKMTQQQRDTEAVKLLKEAGFGKDKPLAFTLLYNTDDNHKKIAIAISSMWKKKLGAKVNLENQEWKTYLDNKRLGNYDVARAGWNGDYNEASTMLDLLTSNNSLNGSQYRNKEYDELLAKAKTAENPAEYYTKAEAIIARDMPVAPIYQDVTTRLIKPYVGGYKGNPLDNTYTKNYYIIAH, from the coding sequence ATGAAAACTAAACGACTTGCTTTGTCGGCTATTTCTGCTTCTTTGTTTGCAGGAGTGCTGAGTGTTTCTTCTTTACAGGCCGCTGAGGTGCCTGCTGGTGTTAAATTGGCCAAAAAACAAGAAATTGTTCGGGTGAATGGTTCTGAGCCCTCATCTCTGGACCCACAAAAGATAGAAGGTGTTCCTGGTGCTTATGTTACTCGTGACCTATTTGAAGGGTTGGTCAGTGATAGCCCTGGTGGTGGTACCGTACCAGGTGTAGCAGAAAGCTGGTCTGCAGATAAAACCAAGACAGTTTATACCTTTAAGCTGAGAAAAGACGCCAAATGGTCTAATGGAGATCCTATAACGGCCCATGACTTTGTTTATTCATTCCAACGGGCGGTAGACCCTAAGTTAGCATCTAACTATTCCTGGTACATGGAGCTGGCTGAGATTAAAAATGCATCAGAGATTATTAAGGGGAAAAAGAAGCCTTTTGAGTTAGCTGTTCGTGCAGTAGATGACCATACCTTTGAGGTGACAATCAATAAGGCAATTCCATACTTTGTTCGAATGATGGCGCATTACACCACTTTCCCAGTGCATAAGGCGACAATTGAGAAGTATGGTGATAAGTGGACATTGCCAAGTCATATTGTTTCTAATGGCGCCTATAAACTGAAAGACTGGGCTGTAAACGAGCGTATTGTCCTTGAGCGCAATAACCACTATTGGAATGATAAAGAAACAGTCATTAATAAGGTAACTTATTTACCAATTGTTGACAGAAATACAGAGCTGAATCGTTACCGTGCAGGTGATGTGGATATGGGCTATGAGCGGATAGCCTTAGAGCATTTTAGACGTTTGAAAAAGGAAATTCCTGATGAGGTAAAAGTTACGGGGAGAGCGTCTATTTACTACTATGCATTTAATAATAAACGTAAGCCTTTTGATGATGTTCGAGTGAGAAAAGCATTATCATTAGCCATTGACCGCGATGTAGTAGCGAGCAAAATATTAGGCCAGGGACAAATTCCCACCTTTAACTTCACCCCAAATAATTTAGATGGCTTTGTACCACCAGAAAACCCCTATTCCAAAATGACTCAACAACAAAGGGATACAGAAGCAGTTAAACTGCTGAAAGAAGCTGGCTTTGGTAAAGATAAGCCGTTAGCGTTTACTTTGTTGTATAACACAGATGATAACCACAAAAAAATTGCGATTGCCATTTCTTCAATGTGGAAGAAAAAGCTAGGTGCAAAAGTTAACTTAGAGAACCAAGAGTGGAAAACGTATTTAGATAATAAACGACTGGGTAATTATGATGTGGCCCGTGCTGGCTGGAATGGTGACTATAACGAAGCCTCAACGATGCTTGATTTGCTGACTTCAAATAACTCACTAAATGGCTCACAGTACCGGAATAAAGAATATGATGAACTACTAGCTAAAGCAAAAACAGCTGAAAATCCAGCTGAATATTACACTAAAGCAGAAGCCATCATTGCCCGTGATATGCCGGTAGCCCCTATTTATCAGGATGTCACGACACGATTGATTAAGCCATATGTGGGTGGGTATAAAGGCAATCCTTTAGATAATACTTACACGAAAAATTATTATATAATCGCTCATTAA
- a CDS encoding sugar-transfer associated ATP-grasp domain-containing protein: MVQKIFDVTSSLNTFSKQNRVSFFYVLWRFIICYLKGFGLKEFLSYPLLYEIPANLIRYREYSIFEKRVNPRSTGIVEFDKWIQSCVWKANNIPHVKTYGFIGPRASVFHLGEQTLANKEISDVLELIPCPFVIKPAGGGHGDGFDIVEEYDQQSKTVQLRSGKRKNIEDFQREYFSKCDWIFQELVVQHETLSQINSSSVNTARILTATNEKGEFLLLDGMMKFGTAGSMIDNMGAGGIGCHIDDNGKLSKGYSVNGDKTFECHPDSDISLTGITIPFYQEVIETVKSAHSCLPRPQFLGWDVAITSNGPVIVEVNSFMAVYVNQKHDNGYRQTGLKEFLEG; encoded by the coding sequence ATGGTTCAGAAAATATTCGATGTCACTTCAAGCTTGAATACCTTTTCAAAACAAAACCGGGTGAGTTTTTTTTATGTGTTATGGCGGTTTATCATCTGTTATTTGAAAGGGTTTGGCCTGAAGGAATTCCTATCTTACCCACTATTATACGAGATTCCTGCAAACCTTATTCGCTATCGAGAATACTCAATATTTGAAAAGCGTGTAAACCCTAGAAGCACGGGAATAGTTGAATTTGATAAGTGGATTCAGTCGTGCGTCTGGAAAGCAAATAACATTCCCCATGTAAAAACCTATGGTTTTATAGGGCCAAGGGCATCCGTATTTCATTTGGGTGAACAGACGCTGGCAAACAAAGAAATTAGTGATGTTTTAGAATTAATACCCTGCCCATTTGTTATTAAACCAGCAGGTGGAGGACATGGAGATGGATTTGATATTGTTGAGGAATATGATCAGCAATCTAAAACAGTGCAACTGCGGTCAGGAAAAAGAAAAAATATAGAGGACTTTCAGCGTGAATATTTTTCAAAGTGTGATTGGATATTCCAAGAGTTGGTAGTGCAACATGAAACCCTAAGTCAAATCAATTCATCATCAGTCAATACCGCTAGAATTCTTACGGCAACGAACGAAAAAGGTGAGTTCTTACTATTGGATGGAATGATGAAGTTTGGAACTGCTGGTTCAATGATCGATAATATGGGAGCTGGCGGTATAGGATGCCATATTGATGACAATGGAAAGCTAAGTAAGGGATATTCTGTTAATGGTGATAAAACCTTTGAGTGCCATCCAGATTCAGATATTAGCTTAACTGGTATTACCATTCCTTTTTATCAAGAAGTAATAGAAACAGTTAAATCGGCACACTCGTGCTTACCACGCCCTCAGTTTCTAGGCTGGGATGTGGCTATCACATCAAATGGTCCTGTCATTGTTGAAGTTAATTCATTTATGGCTGTTTACGTGAATCAAAAGCATGACAATGGTTATCGTCAGACTGGTTTGAAAGAGTTTTTGGAGGGGTAG
- a CDS encoding GNAT family N-acetyltransferase, which translates to MQLQGMSASVAGKRVLVLPGQALGNIGAIRSLGRAGCKVFVASSQSRALGFYSRFAFKTTVAPEFSSTGFISWFSRYVSYNDIELVMPCEPLILALLPAWDSFKHLFAVPYDQTLLERAFSKAQTIKHFIDSGVSENLPESKVISSIEALMSDTELTRFRYPCFVKVDEVDLIKREAPTVNSSAVRKCQTYADVIKVVQAFLQTHKQVLIQAFAPGKGAGVNVLMWQGKAITTLANVCDRESPYTGGLGAIRSVIEHPEMESDALAKLKVMNWQGVAMVEYRLDQATGQFFFMEVNARIWAAMHLALFAGADFPRYLAECHFGATPDIPSQYTSVRCRWDYPADLGHVVSVLKSNDFSIWQKLRSFFSFFYLYLDPTLHHDLIFPGDSQLFWRQKWEIIRNGRLGKLYFKGVKLLHKLLKQPALSWIFQRHELAVYRLELDKEKASFQSNSLVKLFSEDELQLLEAWEDWQDVEELRRDFQHRMNEGELMFGVVENQKILAFAWLIPQAKASLFPLVRRHFHYPEGSAVIYNVYTSPMARGRGLYRAVLHACIAYAINKLNLKYIYQAIEPTNKIPIMMADKIGFQEQKRFKYLCLLGGQTVKES; encoded by the coding sequence ATGCAACTTCAGGGAATGTCTGCCTCTGTAGCAGGTAAAAGAGTATTAGTGTTGCCTGGACAGGCGTTAGGTAATATTGGAGCAATTCGTTCTCTTGGCAGAGCCGGTTGCAAAGTCTTTGTGGCATCTTCTCAATCCCGTGCACTGGGCTTTTACTCTCGTTTTGCTTTTAAAACAACGGTTGCTCCTGAGTTTAGTTCAACGGGATTTATTTCCTGGTTTTCCAGATATGTAAGCTATAACGATATCGAACTCGTAATGCCCTGTGAGCCGCTCATTTTGGCGTTGTTGCCAGCTTGGGATTCATTTAAACACCTATTTGCAGTGCCCTATGATCAAACTCTGTTAGAAAGGGCTTTTAGTAAAGCCCAAACAATAAAGCATTTTATTGATAGTGGTGTTAGTGAAAACCTACCTGAGTCGAAAGTTATTTCATCAATAGAAGCGCTGATGTCGGATACCGAATTGACGCGTTTTAGATACCCTTGTTTTGTAAAAGTTGATGAGGTTGACTTAATTAAAAGAGAGGCTCCAACGGTAAACTCCAGTGCCGTTCGGAAATGCCAAACCTATGCTGATGTTATTAAGGTGGTACAAGCTTTTTTGCAAACGCATAAACAGGTTTTGATTCAAGCATTTGCTCCGGGGAAAGGAGCTGGCGTTAATGTATTAATGTGGCAAGGTAAAGCTATTACGACACTTGCTAACGTTTGTGATAGGGAGTCTCCCTATACTGGTGGACTGGGTGCTATTCGATCAGTTATTGAGCATCCTGAAATGGAGTCTGATGCCCTCGCTAAATTGAAGGTTATGAATTGGCAAGGTGTGGCTATGGTTGAGTATCGGCTGGATCAAGCGACAGGGCAGTTCTTCTTTATGGAAGTTAATGCACGTATTTGGGCTGCAATGCATTTAGCCTTGTTTGCAGGAGCTGACTTCCCAAGGTATCTGGCTGAATGCCATTTTGGAGCGACACCTGACATACCCAGTCAATATACTTCAGTTCGTTGTCGTTGGGATTACCCTGCTGACTTAGGGCATGTTGTATCAGTATTAAAGAGTAATGACTTTTCTATATGGCAAAAGTTGCGCTCTTTTTTCTCCTTTTTTTATTTGTATCTTGATCCAACATTACACCATGATTTAATTTTTCCAGGGGATAGCCAGTTATTTTGGCGCCAAAAATGGGAAATTATTCGAAACGGACGTTTGGGAAAACTGTATTTCAAAGGTGTGAAACTACTACATAAACTGCTTAAACAGCCTGCATTATCATGGATTTTTCAGCGTCATGAGCTAGCGGTTTATCGCTTAGAGTTAGATAAGGAAAAAGCTAGTTTTCAAAGCAACTCTCTTGTAAAGCTGTTTAGTGAAGACGAACTTCAGTTGCTCGAGGCTTGGGAAGATTGGCAAGATGTTGAGGAATTAAGACGAGATTTTCAACATCGTATGAATGAAGGGGAGTTGATGTTTGGAGTTGTTGAAAATCAAAAAATTCTTGCTTTTGCCTGGTTAATCCCTCAAGCAAAAGCCTCATTATTTCCTTTGGTTAGACGGCATTTCCACTACCCTGAAGGTTCGGCAGTTATATATAACGTTTATACATCACCCATGGCCAGGGGCAGAGGCTTATACCGAGCTGTATTACACGCATGCATTGCCTATGCAATTAATAAACTCAATTTGAAATATATTTACCAGGCAATTGAGCCTACAAACAAAATACCAATAATGATGGCTGATAAAATTGGCTTTCAGGAGCAAAAGCGATTTAAGTATCTTTGTTTGTTAGGGGGGCAGACCGTTAAGGAAAGCTAG